GTACTATAAACTCCATCACTAGTTTTTACAACTACTTTATTAATATCATATTGGTTAATCCTTTATtactaatctatttgtatgtacAGGTTTTACTACAGGATCATTTGTAATCGTACTTGGGTTCCTTGCAACATTTTATGTCTATCATATAGAAAAACAGAAGAGAGAAAATGGATTAAGAATCGAAAAGTTTCTGGAGGATTACATAGCATTAAAGCCATCAAGATATACCTATGCCGATGTGAAGAATATCACAAATGATTTTGAAGACAAGTTGGGAGAAGGAGCATATGGAATAGTATTTAAAGGGAAGCTTTCCAATGACGTCCTCGTCGCTGTGAAGATTTTGAACAACATCGAAAAGGGAAATGGGGAAGAGTTCATCAATGAAGTAGCCACAATAGGTCAAATTCACCATGTCAATGTGGTTCGTTTGGTTGGTTATTGTGCTGATGGGTTTAGAAGAGCTCTAGTTTACGAATTCTTACCTAACGATTCTCTAGAGAAGTACATATCAATACGAAGGTCAACCGGCACTGAAAACTGTTCACTTAGTTGGGAGAAACTGTTCGACATTGCTTTAAGTACAGCTAAAGGAATCGAGTATCTCCATCAAGACTGCGATAAACGGATCATTCATTTTGATATCAAGCCCCAAAACATCTTGTTAGACCACAATTTTAAACCAAAGATTGCTGATTTTGGTCTTGCCAAGTTATGTTCAAAGGATCAAAGCATAGTGTCGATGACTACAGCTAGAGGAACCATAGGGTATATTGCACCTGAAGTATTCTCTAGGACCTTTGGAAATGTGTCCTACAAGTCAGATGTTTATAGTTTTGGAATGTTGTTACTCGAAATTGTTGGAGGCAGGAGAAATAACAACATGAATGAAATTTATTATCCAGAATGGATTTTTAATCTTTTAGAAGAAGGAGAAGATCTTCGAGTCTATATCAATAGTGAGGAAGGAGATGATAAGATTCCAAAAAAACTTGCAATTGTAGGACTTCGGTGCATTCAATGGCACCCAACAGATCGTCCGACTATGAAAGATGTGATTCAGATGTTGGAAGGAAATGAAGAATTAAGCATCCCACCAAATCCATTTTCATCCACAAATTCATCCAAATTATACACCAAGATACCGAATAGAATTATGGCAAACTTAGAATTAGAAACTATAGCTGAATAAACAGGaagaatatttaatttattattttttttatttgtatgtCATTATAGTtgtgtaattttatttaatatatatatatatagaatcgCTTTAAATTTGAACTACAGCTTTAGCATaatgtatatataataaaaaaataaaacttataatatatataaaaaataaaaaatttatattattatatattattataatattttataacatttaaatttatattaatataattattaattatgaaatatatagtaaatactattttaatagtgaaattttataatatttaaatttatattaatataactaataaatatatatttttaattaattttaaagataTCTTTCGTGAAATGTTTAGAGTCAAAGTATATCTTTGTAATTAAATAAGTGATAAAATTACATGGCAGAGgacttttttaaaatttattttgtgTCCATTTACTTGACTAATTAGTATATAGTGTCCATCGTTCTCAACAAGTTGTGAGTCATTAGTCAAGTAATAATTAATGTTGAGTTTACACAACTTTGACTAAAAACTGATATATAATATGTAAAACTTCTTGACATGTTTTATATACTTAgatcattataatatatatatatatatatatatatgctttcaCACTGAAGACCTAAATATCAACTGAAGCATCTTTGGCAGCTGatgttatatgatatatatatatatatgaaaggaTATTATGGATGTATTCATAGCATCACTTattgttctatatatatatatatatatatctggcCCTAAGTCTCGACTCTCGTTATGATAATTTGGacattatttatatattactACATCAGGACAGGTGTAGAAGTTCATTGGTGATTTTCTTCCATTGTTTTTCAGACTTAAATTTTTTACACTGACCTAGCacttatatatattgaatatgagaGAGAGACTTATGTGGTGAAATTTAGTCAAGACAATATGATCATGAATTAACAATGTGAGTTTAGTCAAGTCAATTGCTCAATTATTGCACCAATTTGATTGGTTTAATATGAGCGAGAGAGTTATGGTGAAACTGAGTCAAGGGAAATTATTTGATTATGAGTTATCAAAAAGTGAGGAGCACGTTTGAACACAATCCAAGTGACTTTAGTTTTAGTTTGCTAGACTACTTGTCTTTTAatgttttttaataaatataagaCATATGGGCAACTCTATCGTTTGCTAATAATAATCAacctaagtagaaaaataagcTAGGAATAGATAAATAAGCAGGTgttaaaatgaaaagaaaaacaaGATTATATTTAAATTGCTAATATTATTCAACAAATGTTTCATTATTAGAACATTATACCAtagtaattttttaataattacgaTGACAATTAATGGTGCATTAATAGTCAATATTAGAACATTATATATCACTACATCAGGACAGGTACAGAAATTTATTACATTGAGGTCGCGCAAGCTCAATTATTACCAATTTGACTAGTTGTCACATATATATGCCAACCACCTTTAATTTCCTTCAatgtattttaataaatataagagGTTTGGCCAAGTCTATCATCGTAAGGCTTACGGCTAAAGTCTTGGTCTTCTGCTTAAATGACCaagtatatacatatatcaatGAATTTAGGATCTGACtcttctattttaattaatagtTTCTACTTCCACAAAAAAGGAATACAACAAAACTAGAAATAATTGATCCAATGTGATATTTTGTCATTGTGATTAATTGGATTAATTAATATTATGCCTATGTATATAGTATAGTTATGTATTGTTGAAGCACTCATATTGATTATTTGGGATTATATATTTAATTGATACAAGTTTTATAATTTTGAGAAtgttaaataaattatctcatcAAATTATTGAgaaattatttatcattttaatgTTTTTGATGATAAAGGAGAATCATCTATCATGATTTTGATCAAAATGAGATTCAATGTATTATTTTGATTCATTTTGCAAAATATTGGTCTCCATTGTCATTTGATAAAATATAGAGGTTGATTTCGTAATCGGGGAAAATACAAAGATCAAATTagtattttttcaatatataataattaataatttagaaAGTCTATGTTTGATATTTACTCTTTgtaacattataagttttttctccaaaaataccaaaaatctcaCATTGAATCAATCTTTGGTTttatctatgttttttttttcttttttttttttggaaaaatgttGCTTCATAAACATTTAAATAGTATGCATTTCTAAGGGACAGAGAAAAGTATTGTTGGAGTAGTTTTCAGGTTTGTGAAAATTGGTTATCATAGTTGATCGATTTTGGTGTCATAAAACTGTTGAAAAGGCAAGTTTAAGACCGTACAGTTGGTGCCATAAATAACTTAAAATTTAAAGTAAAATATCTCATTACATATAAAGTCATTTAGTAAAATCACAATATTCAATTTTCATgcttataaaattaaaattgtaaataacATATATTCTGAAAGTGATGAATTGATTAATATATAATCGATATATTAGATGTTTTGGAGATGAGCTAAAATCGATTTTTATCATTTCTTAATTCTTAATAAAGGATATTTATTGTCAATTTATCAAGACAATATATTTGAAGAAATTTAATTTATTAGAAAGGGTATTAATAATCACACTCTAGTGTGTTTGAGTCTTCTGAGACTGTGCTCTCACATGTGCATGGGTGAGAGAACGATCAAACTGCTGTATATgcactatttttttttaagacCACAATACTTTCAAATATTCTTAGTGTCAAATATCAAATTAGCCCATAATtaattggcatatttgacaattgGACTTCTACGCATTAAACTCGTATCAATTAATAGAGGAATTTACACTGTATACAACTTTTTTTGCTACAAACTATTTATATTGgagtttcattttattaatgtttctatgactttttttttttaaatatatgacTTTTTATTTCCCATATAAAtgtataatttataaaatatgtcATAGTTTTTTGCATAATTAAGTTGTACTATTTTCTAATGTAGTTTTATAATTTTGATTTTGCATAATCCAAGATAGCGGTAATCATACTTGTcgacgcggttctttgccaacaggtaattaagaaaataagagaaagagattagtgcttaataatgaaccgaaatagataaatgatcttaaaatggactgatgacacaactacgtttttaggtggttcaaatgttaaaatcattctaatccaccagccaatattattgctatatgtctGGTATtatttacagggtatttccttacataATATAATCCAAccatttgcaactcccagggtctccatatttataggagagggcacctgggagttggtaaggggggtcatcccgtgacccccttacccatcatgtcacttctatgacattcatgattaattcctaaaacctgacaaatgaagtgtggtctaatcaacaggtaaggggggtaatgggccgcacggcccaacccagtcgcgggtgcctgaatacgcatgttcatgctgcgtgtccgagaattcagggatatatcagacacatgatgtctgatatatgcacgtttacattgtgtggttgacatTATAAGGGGTCACGGCTTCCACCTCCAGCCCGTACCCCAAGTTGGACGCCTTTCTGACCTGCGGTCTTTATCTTCCCgtctcggcccttaaataatcttggcgaacctttggttacctcgagctaaagaggtaggacctggcgACAGCAACTCCGGTcatgtggtatccacgtggctgatataattaggccatatctcaactcgctaatagcccgtggacaatcaggacgtacatttgccccccaagcccttgctcgtggtACACGCCGTCGTTTAgggccatagtaggggcttttaggcttctccatggactctccatattccaccttttacgcaggcgccgaatacgtggaacatcgtggttggtgacggtacgtcatcctagaaccgcattaaatggcctagtctATACTCAGCCGCCGTTTCGCCTTTCGAAtggagagcctcggatcccacatcagggcgatccaacgaccctcctctcatgacctttcacgtatataaaaggggtggccaccttacgcatgggccacctatttatttgaaaattttctgaatttcccttcttcttctcttttctcatcctcaaaaaaccctctttCTCTTCCGGTTACCGCtcccagcattccagaagatCAAGCGCAAGggttcctttgaggttttggaacCAGCCACTTCGTtgaggccccaacccagacgaccccttcatccctcCCACAGCAAAATACTTCGTAAGTTTTCTAACTGTGCAcactttaaattttcttttcactgaagcttaggtaaatagttcctgtagctgcatgcaaggttttgttggttttttatgGGTATGGAATGTGTAGGCTTTTAGCTTAGGGTGTCgcttgtagaagaaaaccatttaggagcatggctcatagggtgcattttctggggaaaccttctgggtagatttttgggtatgcttgttcaaaatatccagcATTTTGGGTGAAAAAAcgagtagcttaggggacacgcttcacaggcggtttttcacctcttgcctactgaaacttcccttccaaggcaaacttttatcctgaccctcctgacacacgaattccgagtaatcggggatctattGGGAGTACAGGCTcgtgttcatagaactgcgtggtctcactctccatgggTTGAggttacctcagcccgtgcaaaggaaacactccttcagattctttcttatgcttaggtcgccctttctgaaatttcttcttttgttcgctaggcgaccagatgggacccaagaagaacgctcccaagaagaccgCAGGCAGCTCATCCTCCCAACAGTCCAAAGTaaaggaggtgatgacagactcctCAATCCCCGtttttgggccggccgtggagcgggagctcgaggtggcgctcgatgcttttttcgaggccgagaggatcgtctcgaagatcaccgaccaggggaaagtgaataaaatattcctttcccacaacatcgagctggggaagggcgccctgatcgcccaacctcccgcagaaggcgagcggagctgcgcgtcgCTCAACGAGGAGTAtgcggcttggagtgacgagcacttcaaggatggggccttcctcccgctggaccaatatttcgccgacttcctcaattacgtgaagttggcccctttccagctcccccccccccccccccaactcctaccgtttgttggtggggttgagatatctgttcttgaaacaggagtgggaggtccccactccggcagatatcttatattttttcttcctcaaggccagcccggagcagcgggggcgaggcgacgggttctactacctgacccgtttccCAAACACAGCTGCggtcattgagctgcccagccacccccaacgacttcaaagaccagttcattatgtccaaggggtttcgaaactgcgaactgcactacttcaaccgtcctcgtaagtaccttttaaTCTTAGCTCGTAAGTCAAGTATTGattagcccccccccccccccccctttatcCATTCTTtacttagaataattctgcaacCATTTTCGCGAGTCAGTATGAGACGCTGGCGGGTCtcccccccagtgaaaaggactatcgccaactcgtgacagatgagacgatgctggcatgcaaaCTGATCTCCCCGGGCCAAACTTTGAACCTGAAGAGACcgcgggggcctcccccagctcgcgagatgaggcccattcTTGAGGAGGAGCCCGAGGGAGGAGACGAGGaagaggtgcccctcgtgaggcgaAAGAGGGCGCGGGAGGCCGCCCAAGAAGCTAAcatggagagggcccagtccggggcagcagccggcccctccggctaAGGTTACCCATATCTATttaggggcttagatagggccaccgcagacccccggctagctaggttcaatcccaaccagcccgtccaacgccatcAAAGTGACCCAGACCTTGACAtcaccctgctccattgtgtcaaccggcttgtgctggattacgaaagtagccgccctaggggtaccgtagtcgtagacaacaccctagcctttaggtcagccttatttgaggagtatgggaccaaccttcggtcatggccctcgCTTCGGGAGGGTATCGTAGCtctgggtcttaggcagtacgtagaagagtctagtcctgagccagtcTTGGACTCAGAACCCGTGCCAGCccgcgaagtcattgtcttagattcccccgcagaagcttcggggccgatggtcgtgaccatagattcctcttctagctcggggggtaggatcccttgtgatatatgtttttgaATTCTGTTTTCTCTTTATCCttgttgttcttgcataaatgctaacttgtatactaatgttgcCTTTGTTTTtccagaagagatgtctcaaccTGGGAACAAGGATTTACGAGCTaggttcaccggagggaacttcTCCGCTGGGACctctgggcccatggtgaagaagctccgggtggcaaagaAGGCTGCTGGGACaccaaccaagtcccctgcaaagggaaAATACCAGACCCCAGCTGCCCTGGCTAAGGAACCTCTACCTCCTGCagcaatggagaagatgcccctGCCCCCTCCACGAGCCCTCACCCTGTTCGGGATATGGAGATGGAGCCCGAGACTTTGGCAGCTGCCGCCACCGAGGTGCGcattccggtggacccccaggccctggagaaaattcctgacgcctttcgggggacggtgtacaaGACAGAGACTTACACCGTCGACCACTGCTATGGGgccaccgaaagggacctgcgggAAATCGAGATAAGGAGcccggagagcgtgatggagtcttcactgggaatggctctaacggtaagctggctttGTTCTTTTATACTTTAGTTACCATGCTTTGTCTTGTCTCTCTttcttttctaaggcagttgcctctttgttttgtagggcgctctggctcttcaccggagcatatccaggtctaaggctcggctcgaggacatgaggggcgagcaccaggtgGTTTTGGCCACCCATCAAACGACCTTGGCCGCCCTGCAAGTGGCCCAACAGCAGGAAAAAGAtaccaaggatgccttggcggccgcgcGGGCTGAGTTGGACGCAGCccgtcctaagcttcaagaggtcgaggctaccaaggccgcccttgcTGTCGCGGTGGCCGAGTCGGACTCTGCGAAGATTGGAGTCGAGGAGGCCAAGGTCGCCTTGGCAgcggagaaggcagcttccagctccgccatggaggacatgctctaccattgttGGGTCTTCAACTCGAACGGCGacttctcctttttaggagcggACTGGGAGGACTTCCGGgaagggttcaaagctcgcctccagcaagAGGCGCCTTCTGAGACTAGGGAGACCTCCACAGTggctgagcaggagggcgagacggcgacctccatggtgcagcccggtggagcctagggccttacattttttctttttacatatatatatatatatactttttttgtaactttgtatgaggttttttcacctcgagacatttGGTTTTGGTCAATTTTTGATTCTATGcaccttagttttcttttctctttcatGGTGCCATGATTGATACTCTTATATTTTTCTGGGAAAAACATATTAACCAATCTTGATCCAATTTTGAAGACAAATCCTGGTTGAATCCTAGACCTCGCTTTAAAAACATAGTTTtcgttaattctttgactaatatcttgtgctttttaagaaaaacactaattaatcaatttgaatcaacttctaagttttaggacctggttatgtccaggacattattttgaaaacttagtacgcgttaattctttgactaatgtcttgttctttttaagaaaaacactgattaatcaatttgaatcaacttctaagttttaggacctggttatgtccaggacgttattttgaaaacttagttagcgttaattctttgactaatgtcttgtgctttttaagaaaaacactgattaatcaatttgaatcaatttctaagttttaggacctggttatatccaggataggacttagtttgtgttaatcctTAATCAATAtgtcgtgttttttaagaaaaacatcgaccaatcgatttgaatcaacttctaagtctttaaggcgacctggttgtaTTAGCCAGGTACCATATGAGGAGATGGAAAAACTGTTACGGGTGTTGAGAACCCATAAGTTGGCAATTGGATGGACGTTGGCAGATATTCAGGGAATAAGTCCATCCACAGTTATGCACAAGATCTTGATGGAAGATGACAGTAAGCCCCCCATTGAAGCACAACGTTGATTGAATCCAGCAATGAAAGAGGTGGTAAGGAAGGAGATCttgaagtggttagatgctggGGTGATCTATCCCATTTCAGATAGTAGTTGGGTAAGTCCAGTTCAGGTAGTCCCTAAGAAAGGAGGGATTACAGTGGTGAAGAATGACAATAATGAACTTATCCCAACGCGTACCGTAACTGGTTGGAAGATTTGTATAGATTATCGTAAACTGAACAAAGCAACCAGAAAAGATCACTTTCCACTgcctttcattgatcagatgttagATAGATTGGCTGGACACCAATATTACTGCTTTCTGGATGGTTATTCAGGGTACCATCAAATAGCCATTGCTcctgaggatcaagaaaagacgaCTTTCACCTGTCCATATGGTACATTTGCATTCCGTCGTATGTCGTTTGGTCTGTGCAATGCCCCAActacttttcaaaggtgtatgatggtTATTTTCTCTGATATGGTGGAACGAAGCATTGAgatctttatggatgatttctctgttatGGGGTCTTCTTTTGACAATTGTTTATTGAATCTGGAGGCTGTGCTGAGAAGATGTGAAGAGGCGAATTTAGTcttgaattgggaaaaatgccatttcatggtaaATGAAGGCATAGTACTTGGGCACAAGGTGTCTAAGAATGGTATTGAGGTTGATAGGGCTAAGATTGCTACTATTGAGAACTTGCCACCTCCAGTTTCAGTGAAAGgggtgagaagtttccttggtcaTGCGGGGCTCTACAGAAGATTTATAAAGGACTTCTCCAAGATTTCTAAGCCACTCTCGGCAttgttgatgaatggggtgccATTTGAGTTCGATGAGAAGTGTCTCGAAGCTTTCAGGATACTAAAGCAGAAATTGGTGTCAGCACCTATAGTAATTTCACCGGATTGGGACCTGCCATTTGAGTTAATGTGCGATGCAAGTGATTTTTCAGTGGGTGCGGTTCTGGGGTAGCGTGTTGACAAAGTATTTCAGACTATTTATTATGCCAGCAGAACACTAAATGGTGCTCAGTTGAATTATGCCACCACTGAGAAATAGCTTCTTGCCATTGTATATGCATTCGATAAATTCAGGCCTTATTTAATGGGGAACAAAGTTATTGTGTACACTGATCACTCAGCAATCAGGCATCTTATTGCTAAGAAAGATGTTAAACCCAGACTTATTCGTTGGGTACTTCTtttacaagagtttgatatggaggtTCGGGATAAGAAGGGTACTGAGAATTTGGTAGCGGATCACTTATCAAGACTTGAGTTGGGGGTAAGTCAGAACTTGCTGCAGGGGAGATTAATGAGAGTTTcccagatgaacaattatttgcagtggAAGATGAGTTGGTGCCATGGTTTGccgattatgtgaattatttggCAG
The Humulus lupulus chromosome 6, drHumLupu1.1, whole genome shotgun sequence DNA segment above includes these coding regions:
- the LOC133783410 gene encoding rust resistance kinase Lr10-like, with translation MGVSFVKLEIISYFLITVLLVERGASQDAYEECKVARCGEKGPPIRFPFRLKGRQPPHCGYPGFELSCTHSNQTMLELPNLRLKLHLREIYYVLQRMKAYNPYCIPKKNLKFLNLSTSPFQFYRSSMILKCSINHTKGPSIPCLSDSKYIARAIDYDSITSSNTMWGVMVSCSKLFHNLPVPSAIFQSKLPVTLGWSTLEIFQPHSDNETECCNETKKGGHGLKFSLVTAGFTTGSFVIVLGFLATFYVYHIEKQKRENGLRIEKFLEDYIALKPSRYTYADVKNITNDFEDKLGEGAYGIVFKGKLSNDVLVAVKILNNIEKGNGEEFINEVATIGQIHHVNVVRLVGYCADGFRRALVYEFLPNDSLEKYISIRRSTGTENCSLSWEKLFDIALSTAKGIEYLHQDCDKRIIHFDIKPQNILLDHNFKPKIADFGLAKLCSKDQSIVSMTTARGTIGYIAPEVFSRTFGNVSYKSDVYSFGMLLLEIVGGRRNNNMNEIYYPEWIFNLLEEGEDLRVYINSEEGDDKIPKKLAIVGLRCIQWHPTDRPTMKDVIQMLEGNEELSIPPNPFSSTNSSKLYTKIPNRIMANLELETIAE